In one Columba livia isolate bColLiv1 breed racing homer chromosome 23, bColLiv1.pat.W.v2, whole genome shotgun sequence genomic region, the following are encoded:
- the WIPF2 gene encoding WAS/WASL-interacting protein family member 2, producing the protein MPIPPPPPPPPGPPPPPTFGQANTEPPKLSREEQRGRGALLQDICKGTKLKKVTQINDRSAPILEKPKGSGGGSYGSSSAAIQPKGGLFQGGVPKLRPVGAKDGADSSGKQTLQVPGSRAAAPRPPVPASNNRPQDDADNSRASPPELPRTQRPSLPDLSRPNTAGGTGMKHSSSAPPPPPPGRRATAPPAPPPAHGTKVSSYNREKPLPPTPGQRLPASRDGPPAPPPVKPPPSPVAIRTGSGAQGQSLAPPPPPYRQPPGVPNGPSSPINESAPELPQRHNSLHRKTPGPLRGLAPPPPASASPSLQSSRPPPPARDPPSRGAAPPPPPPMLRNGGRDAPPPPPPYRLHGSAEPPSRGKPPPPPTRTPAGPPPPPPPVRNGHRDSISTVRAFLDDFESKYSFHPVEDFPAPEEYKYFQRIYPSKTNRATRGAPPLPPIPR; encoded by the exons ATGCCGATCCCTCCGCCCccaccgccgccgcccggcccgccGCCCCCTCCCACCTTCGGTCAG GCAAACACAGAGCCGCCGAAACTGAGCCGAGAGGAGCAGCGTGGCCGCGGGGCCCTCCTGCAGGACATCTGTAAAGGGACCAAGCTAAAGAAAGTGACACAAATCAATGACCGGAGCGCACCAATCCTAGAGA AGCCCAAGGGCAGCGGTGGCGGCAGCTACGGCTCCAGCTCAGCTGCAATCCAGCCGAAGGGCGGCCTCTTCCAAGGTGGTGTCCCCAAGCTCAGACCCGTGGGAGCGAAGGACGGCGCAG ACAGCTCCGGTAAGCAAACCCTGCAAGTCCCCGGTTCCAGAGCAGCCGCCCCCAGGCCCCCGGTGCCAGCCAGCAACAACCGACCTCAAGACGATGCCGACAACAGCCGGGCGTCTCCGCCGGAGCTGCCGCGCACGCAGAGACCCTCCCTGCCGGATCTCTCCCGGCCCAACACGGCCGGTGGCACCGGCATGAAGCACAGCTCATccgccccgccgcctcccccgccAGGACGCCGGGCCACCGCGcctcccgcccccccgccggcGCACGGCACCAAGGTGTCCTCCTACAACCGGGAGAAACCCCTGCCGCCCACCCCGGGACAGCGACTGCCCGCGAGCAGGGACGGACCCCCTGCTCCGCCGCCCGTCaagccccctccctccccagttGCTATCCGAACAGGGTCAGGGGCTCAGGGCCAGTCTctcgcccccccgccgcccccttATCGGCaaccccccggtgtccccaatggcccttccagccccatcAACGAGTCGGCCCCGGAGCTGCCGCAGAGACACAACTCCTTGCACAGGAAGACGCCGGGTCCCTTGCGGGGGctggcgccgccgccgcccgcctcAGCCTCCCCCTCTCTCCAGAGCAGTCGCCCCCCTCCGCCAGCCAGAGACCCCCCCAGCCGGGGAGCAG cgccgccgcctcctccgccGATGCTGCGAAACGGGGGGCGCGACGCCCCTCCGCCTCCCCCTCCCTACAGACTGCACGGCTCCGCCGAGCCCCCGAGCCGGGGGAAGCCACCGCCGCCGCCAACCAGGACACCGGCCGGGCCGCCACCGCCACCTCCGCCGGTGCGGAACGGGCACCGGGACTCCATCTCCACCGTCAGAGCGTTCCTGG ATGACTTTGAATCCAAATACTCCTTCCATCCCGTTGAAGACTTCCCAGCCCCAGAAGAATATAAATACTTCCAGAGAATCTAccccagcaaaacaaacagag CAACACGTGGGGccccccctctgccccccatCCCCAGGTGA